TTTTTATCAGTGTGTCAGTTTAGTCCTCAGGTTAGCTTCTCTCAGTGTCACAGGATGACTGGTATACTTCCAGGCATCACAGCCAGGCATCATTATGTTATCAGAAGAGcaggaattatttatttctgtatcttctttAAGAATGAGAAAACCTTTCTGAGGTCTCCATCAAACTTCTCCATCacctctcattggccagaattgggTCATTAGTACACCCCTAATCCAATTACCTTCCAGGGAAATGAGATTGTATGATTGGTTTAGACAAATTAAGATTTATACTTGGGTAACTTGGAGGAAGTGTAAACACTTAGAAATAACTGGCATTCTCCCAGCAAAGAAGAGGGCTGGCACAgcactgcattgagtcacacatTCAGGCTTTTATCTTGTTGTTCAACTGTGCACAGTCTCCATTCCTTTAGGAATGGACTTTAGTCACCTCATGGCCCCAAATACATAGATACACCAACTGTGGCCAATGTACTTGATTCTAGCCAGCAGGAAGTTGCACACATGACTATTTCTGCTAACATCTCACTAGCCAAAGCTTCATATGACCCATACCTAACTGCAAAGGAGGATGGCTAAATGAAGTCTTGTGCCCAGTTAAATTTAGAGGATCTGTtactgaggaagaagaggagtaACAGATACTGGGGAATGATAAGCAGTCTCTGCCACATATAGGTGAtactattttctccattttaaagatggaaaacCTGAAGGATAGGCCTAGGTAACTTGTCAAAGATCACACGGCTAATAAATGTGGAACTGGTATTCACTTGTATTCATACCTAAGCAATGTGATTCAGTAAGCTTATATTCACCTTAGGTCTTAAATTTCCCTAGACTGAAATGTGTAAAACTACTCTTATGACAcatattatgtttatattatataattatgacAAACTTGACTcaagtactattttttaaaaaattttattgaagtatagttgatttacaatgttgtgttaatttctacagtacagcaaagtgactcagttatacgtgtatatatatatattttttttccattatggtttatcacaggctattaaatatagttccctgtgctatacaataggaccttgttgtttatccatcctatatatactagtttgcgtctgctaatcccaaaccccaccccgcccttggcaaccacaagtctgttctctgttctcTATTGACTCGAGTACTCATAAATCctatccactttttaaaaaactgtggtcAGAAATCACAAGTTGGTTCTAAACTCTTGAATTTCACCTGTTATATGTGTCTAGTTAAGAATCATTTAATTTCAGCAGTGTTAAGTTTTCTCTGTACAAAACAGGCAAGGGGTAAAAATGTAATCTAATGCTTCTTCTCTCAGCTAAAAGAGGCTAAAGATTTAGCTCAAAAAGCCTTAAGTTTAAACAGAAATTGTTCTGTCTTTGGATGCCAAGCTGCCTTGAAGAAAGCAAGCACTTGGGTAAGAGTTGGTATAACAACATTGGAGAAAGTCTTTAGGCTATAATAAAAGGGTTTTAGAGGAGGTAGAAAATTTCTGTTCAAAACTTTGAAAGAACATCAAGCTTAAAATAAACAGTGTAGGAATTATAGAATACTAGAGCTAGAAGAGACCTTAGATATTATTTAATCCAAACCCCATGTTTTATGGGCAAGGTCCGTAGAGGTGAGATGTCTTGCCCATGGTCACCAAATTAAGTGATACATTCTGGACTTAGATCATAGTAATACAGAGCCAGAAAGAATTAATGAATCATTTAAGAGATGGAAATAAACTTGTTTAATAATAGTTAGCCCCACTCATTAAGGACAGAGCTTTTTGTATCCACAATATCCAGCATAGTATTTGGCATATAATGGGTGCTTGATGAATTCTTTAATTGAAATTAAACGTTAGGGAATAACACACTTCATTGCCCATCATTAAATCTTGCTCTGAAATACGTATATTTCAGTAAGTAATAAGTAATTAATAATCATTATGTCTACTGTttaaatagttctatttttataaaacgTGGTGTAATTGAATAGATGGCAGTATACACTTTGTCTCACTTAACCACACCTGTTGGAAGCTTAGCTGTTCAGTCTAGAAGACCACACATACCCATTGCCACAGTGCACTTGTTAGCAGATTAATTAACTTTCAGACAAGCAGTGGATAAAAATACTCAGACTCCATAGAAATGTTTTGCAAACACAAACATATATAGACagcaaatatacttttatttggttttctgttcattaaaataaaatcctcgggcttccctggtggcgcagtggttgagagtccgcctgctgatgcaggggacacgggttcgtgccctggtccgggaagatcccacatgccgcggagcggctgggcccgtgagccatggccgctgagcctgcgagtccggagcctgtgctccgcaacgggagaggccacaacagtgagaggcccgcgtaccgcaaaaaaaacaaaacaaaacaaaaacccgtggaacccgtgtcccctgcatcggcaggcggactctcaaccactgcgccaccagggaagcccccaaatggtTGTTTTTGATGGGTCACTTTTTCATACAAAAGTGAATGCTACCTATGTCATTACCTGTGAACTAAAATGATTTCCTGGTCTCCTAGGCTAGTGCGAATCTGGGAAGAACGAGTGAGCTTAACCAAGCTAAGAGAAAAGGTCACCAGGGAAGATGGAAGGGTCATTTTGAAGATAGAAAATGAGGAATGGAAGGTAAGCTTTATAGaagtaatatttgattttttatatttcGCATTTTGTGGGAGAGTTGAGAGAATGATTCTTAAATTATGTGCTTAAGTCTGGAATAGTTAGgaattctaattttaataatgtacCAAATGAATTTGGGCAACATGAACTGAAAATTAATGTAACTTCACAACTTTTTATTGCAAAACTTCAACCAATGTGCTTGAACTCTGCCTAAATTTAAGTCATTTGTAATATTTCTCCCACTAATCCTTCTAATAAGTAATTTCTCATTTTCCATAGAAAGGTGACCATCTGCTTAACAAAAATTGTGTAGCTTTTTCAAAGCAAATGCTCAACTAAAAACAGCGGAAGGTGTTTTAAATAAAGCTTTGGccttaaagtaaaaaaaacagcaaatgctcagttaaaacttcacaaaatggaaatgtatattaatttttttcttaggtCCACAACCAAATTCACAttatctcctctttctctctttccctgtttctcacacacacacaaacatagtTGCTTAATTACATTAGGCCTACTCTAAGTTTGACAAAGGCCACCTCTATCCCTTGAGTCAGTGTTTGTTTTCATACATATCAGTATATTTAGCTAGGGGGTTAGCTCCTGTATTTTGTCTTTTGGCTACTTTAGGCTGAAAGGGAAAAGGCATAGAGTTCAGTATagttgaaacttttaaaattcttaaattaaaagaaaatctgcttaaaaaaactaaactattTCAAAACAGAATGGGAAGAGAAGTTTGAATTGATTAGAATgatctttttgtttctctataaTTTCAATTAGCCACCATATTCTCATGTTCAGTAACATATGTATTCTAGTTAAGCCTAATAAAATAGAATCTTTAGAACACAGCTCTGTGTGTGCAATATTGACTGAAATATGTTATTTCTGTTTATGTTATTATGATTGGGGTTTGAAGGTTTAGCACCCGCCAAAAAAGGAAAGTTCTTAAAACTTAGAAGTAGCACAAAGTATTTGGAAATATaacccattaaagaaaaaatattcctaaGTTCTTTTACAAATCAAATAGTATCTCTACAGTCATATTTCTGTATGTCATGatactaaaataatttaagtaatatagtaactttcattttttttacttgaGTTTAGACCCTCCCTTCTTCTCTACTAAAACTAAATCAGCTACAGGAATGGCAACTTCATAGAACTGGCTTGGTGAAAATTCCTGAGTTCATTGGAAGATTCCAGAACCTTATTGTGTTAGATTTATCTCGAAACACAATTTCAGACATACCTCGAGGAATTGGTAAGGAAAATTGCTTTTATTCCTGTGTTTttcactgataattttttttgataCATGGAATAAAGATCTCATCTTTATATAGTCctgaatcttaaaattttaaacatctagTCTAAACTGAAGCTTCCAGGGGATTCAAGCTTCTGGATTTACTGAGGTGATTCAAGATGAGATTTCAATGCAAGAGAAGTCTCTTTGGAAATAATATTGTGTAGATTCTGGAAACAATATTGTTGGTTTGGTTATTTCTCTTAGAAGGGAACAAAttgaagacaagaaagaaaattagacatAATTtcttaaatgaggaaaaaaaaatccccaaatggaAAACTAGTCAGGATATAGTATagataaaacagaatgaaaaaaatatttttgtctataGCACTGATAAATCACCAGCTCTTTATCTGAAGAAGGGGCAAGACACACAGTGGGAAAAGGGAAGAGCCTAAGTGTGAATTTGCCAATATGAAACGGGCAAGTAAGTTATGCTGTAATACTTAATAACtggaaacattattttatatccCTCTGCTCTCTACTGTGTATTATTTTCCCGTAGGACTGCTCACTAGACTTCAGGAACTGATTCTTAGTTACAACAAAATCAAAACTGTCCCCAAGGAACTAAGTAACTGTGCCAGACTGGAGAAACTTGAACTTGCTGTTAACAGAGATATATGTGATCTTCCACAAGAGGTCAGAATGATATAAAtacttatgattttattttccttctactgGTGGTTTACCTCTCCACTGCGTGATCATTAAAAATAACACTAATGGAAAAatgctataaattttatttcagaaaatgtttagTGAAAACCATTTCCTATTATTATAAAGCATGTTTTTAACTAGAGAAAGATTTATTTAGCATAAAAAGCTATTTCTATTATTGTTACAGTACTGACATCATTAGTGATCTCCTTGAAGGCCAGAGTGAGAATCTTATTTATTTCACTTCCCAGAATTGAAGGTACAGCCTAGGTTGTAGATGTTACTTAATGcctattgaatgaataaatgattatcATAAAGCACAATGTGGTGACAGAAAAACTCTTTTGTTTATTAGTTAGTTTTTATAGGTGATCAGCTTTTGAGATAGAGGTAAAGTAAAAAGACATGAATTCTTCAGTTTAGGAAAAGTGTCTGCTAGCTTCCTAGGCTCTACCAAGTAAAGCAAGGCAGTGGGCTTGGAAAGCCCTCAGACTTTGATTTGGTATATCTTGTTCTTGGTAAGACCAAACTGATCATAGAGATATAGACATTCCTATCATTTTTCAAGCATATTTAAGGCTCTTAGAATCAGCAAAGGAAATTTCCTTGGTGCTTTGCCTTGAAAACAATGATTTTGCAagataaaagttaagaaaaataataaaactcaaaataaaagaCTATTCCCCTTTCCCACTTTATCTTGGTAAGAATGTCACTTTCCTCCCCAAACCAGTAAACATGCACCCATTATTGTTGCTCTTGCAAGTAAAACATAGTTTCTATAGCTATATCCATCTGATCTTATTTCAGTTTAGTGAAATGTATACACTTGATTATGATGAAAATCATGATCACAGGGACAATTTCTTTATACCTAAAAGAGGgccaataaacattttatttctaatttttaattattgtgATTTTGTTTCTAGCTTTGGTTCTGTCACTAAAAAGCTATGTGAATTTGGGCATGTCTCTTAACCTGTCTTTACCTTAATGTCTCTACTTAAAGAAATACGTTTTACAGGAACAAATAGTGAACTGAGATCTTGAGCCTGGAATTATTTCCAAGTGTGGCCTTTAAGTAGCTGTGAGGCCTTGAACACACCACTTTACATAACTAGGTCTCAATTTTCACATATGCAAAATTAAGACTTAGGTTATAATGGTTTTAATATCTTTCTTCAAGCTTTTAAAACCAAAGAGTTCTAGTCCCACTGAGAAATCTGCAACAGGAGATTTAACTCTCAGCCATTAAATTGCACACACTGTAACACACAAACAAATTTATGCTAATGTAAAAACAATCTTTTTATACACTATTCTGactcatttgaaaattttaaaagtctgatgaCAAGTTTTGAAAAGTGTTTCATTCATGACGAATTATAAAGCTAGAGAAATATCACCTACTAAATGGAAAACTTCTTTTTTGCATTACCCATAAAACGCTGTATTTGTGCATTTTTTGAGGTGTTAAAGTTGTGGAATGAATCTGAATGTGCCCTGAGatagaaataaaacatagaaCTTGCCTAGCTAAATGGAGAGTCTTTTGTAAAAGTTAACTAAAttcttacattttgaaattttcactacagaggaaagagaaatttagaaattttgcAGCTTTAGGTCCACAAAAACTTGAGTGCACATCATAGCTCCATCATTTCTAGTCACATGGCTTCTCTAAACCATTTTgtccataaaagggaaaaaaggtacTCACCTTGTAAAGTTGATGAATAAACTAGAGCTATATGCATCAATGTGAATACATATAAAGACTGATATTGAGAGAAAAAAGCAAGTTAAAGAAAGATAAGTACAGTATCAtcatctttaaataaaattcaaaaacatataaagataattttgtttatgaaaaatacacataatagtaatatatagagagaactatatagaaaacatgtatttatgtatagtaataaaaacatttaaaaaatgcatgggAATAATAGATACCAAATTCAGGATAGAGTTATCttcaaagaggaagaaggaagaagtacATTGAGGGCAGTCATAttgatatatttgttttcttaagctGAGCACACTGGTGTTGTTATATagtcttaataaatgttttattgatgttttcattttaaaaatagaattaccaaacAGTAAATTCTATGACTGAGATAACATTATGTAAAGCATCaggcacgggcttccctggtggcgcagtggttgagagtccgcctgccgatgcaggggacatgggttcgtgccccggtccaggaagatcccacatgctgcggagcggctgggcccgtgagccatgaccgctgagcctgcgcgtccggagcctgtggtctgcaatgggagaggccacaacagtgagaggcccgcgtaccgcaaaaaaaaaaaaaaaaaaaagaaaaaagcatcagGCACAAAGAAAGGGGGTTAACAAAAGTAATTATTATTCTGAAGTTTGGGTTTTCCCAAGAAAATCTCAACTActagataaaaggaaaacataacatATATTTactcccagaaagaaaaaaaaaagcttctgccAGGCAGGTGCTATAAACCCTGGAGCTTGGTTATTTTGGAAGATAAGCTTTCTTTGAATAGATGAACTTTCTATGAGAGAGTTTTTCATTTATCTGGAGGTTATTTAGCATTATTGTTATCTCAAATTTGTTGTGGACTGCTGTGACTAAATAAAGTGCAAGCATCATGTAGACAATCCTTGATGTGATATATCTCCTTTACCATTGTGGGTGTTCTAGTAGTTTACGTTgttgacatttattttgaaaaaccttGCCTTCCTCTTCAGCTCAGCAACTTGTTAAAGCTTACTCACCTTGATCTGAGTATGAACCACTTTACTACAATCCCTCCTGCTGTGTTGAACATGCCTGCCCTTGAGTGGCTTGATATGGGAAGCAACAGACTTGAACAACTTCCTGATACTGTAGAAAGGTaacataaataactttttttgctACCAAGAGACGTGTTGAAGCTCTCTAtgataaataagaaagaataaacaaaacacaggGGACCCCAAGCATAATCAATCACAATAGATCCATTTAGTTCCAAATAATGTATGCTACTTTTTAACAGAATATATTCATGtacccaaattaaaaaaaaaaaaaaaagggttttgaggaattccctggtggtccagtggttaggactcagcgcttccactgcagagggttgggtttgatccttggtcagggcactaagatcccacaagccacgtggtacagccaaaaaaagaaaagggggggcgGGTTTGGGAGAGAAAAACTGGCTATCTGACTTGAACAAATTGACAATAGGCCACAGCAATAACAACATTGCTTAGTGCATGCCAGGCACTTCTGTGCACTTTAAAAACATTGAGGAAACTAATGTAGAGATGATAGTAAATTGCTCAAGATCACAGTTAGTAAGTGTGCcagttaggatttgaacccaggcacccTGGCCCCAGAGTCCATGCTGTTAACCATTATGCATACTTGCCTTGCCCTAAATGGGCATATTAATAATTTCTGAGTTTCCTCTTAAGACTCTAATTCAGATTAGATAGCCTTTTAGCAGGTCTTCTGCAAGAAATCCTATGAGAATAGTGAAGAATTCTAGAATACATTGATTTAATTTCTACCACTACATGATGAGAACTATACAGTAGATAGAGATTAACTCCCTTGTTATAGTTTCCCTAAAATCAGGTAATGTGAAGTCAGTTAACTCAATATGTATACTGGTTAAAGGAGATGTTATAcaagatgacatttaaaaatattttgggttAATAAGAACCAGGGTTTTCATATTGTATGTGATTAATCACAGGAACCTCTTAATTCTTCAGAATGCAAAGTCTACACACATTATGGCTCCAACGGAATAAAATAACATGCTTGCCAGAAACAATCAGCAATATGAAAAATCTGGGTACTCTTGTTCTCAGCAACAATAAACTGAAAGATATTCCAGTGTGCATGGAAGAGATGACCAATCTAAGGTAAAAGTTGTAGACACAGAACTGACATGTTCCTTTCTGGCTGCAGAACAAAGTAATATAAAGAAATTGTTATTAACAGATTTGAGTTCTCATTcacataaatgaatacatttaaaaatcttttccaacCTTGAAATTCTATAATTTATAAAGAGGATAAATATAATACTGGTCTAAATTATTCAAGAAAGAATCCTTGAAACTAAAGCTGTACTGGGATTTATCAGCTTTAAGGAATGCCCTGTGTTGGTGACATTTTCCTGAAAATCATCTCTATAACTGCTAACAAACTTTATCCACGATACAGTTTT
The sequence above is drawn from the Tursiops truncatus isolate mTurTru1 chromosome 1, mTurTru1.mat.Y, whole genome shotgun sequence genome and encodes:
- the LRRC39 gene encoding leucine-rich repeat-containing protein 39 isoform X2, yielding MSDNVVCTGAVNAVKEVWEKRIKKYNEDLKREKEFRQKLVRIWEERVSLTKLREKVTREDGRVILKIENEEWKTLPSSLLKLNQLQEWQLHRTGLVKIPEFIGRFQNLIVLDLSRNTISDIPRGIGLLTRLQELILSYNKIKTVPKELSNCARLEKLELAVNRDICDLPQELSNLLKLTHLDLSMNHFTTIPPAVLNMPALEWLDMGSNRLEQLPDTVERMQSLHTLWLQRNKITCLPETISNMKNLGTLVLSNNKLKDIPVCMEEMTNLR
- the LRRC39 gene encoding leucine-rich repeat-containing protein 39 isoform X1: MSDNVVCTGAVNAVKEVWEKRIKKYNEDLKREKEFRQKLVRIWEERVSLTKLREKVTREDGRVILKIENEEWKTLPSSLLKLNQLQEWQLHRTGLVKIPEFIGRFQNLIVLDLSRNTISDIPRGIGLLTRLQELILSYNKIKTVPKELSNCARLEKLELAVNRDICDLPQELSNLLKLTHLDLSMNHFTTIPPAVLNMPALEWLDMGSNRLEQLPDTVERMQSLHTLWLQRNKITCLPETISNMKNLGTLVLSNNKLKDIPVCMEEMTNLRFVNFRDNPLKLEVTLPPGENTDEEEERELFGLQFMHTYIQESRRAGNQVNCSTTLPNSINADG